The proteins below come from a single Prosthecobacter fusiformis genomic window:
- a CDS encoding DNA methyltransferase, producing the protein MSQILITETESELEHVQQNLTASEELSRLMPAWGCPKLIPLDEIFQKPEQVDYLDLLPRSDKKGGEGVHAVAAHQGTSLLYLVHAEHSQRLAEADIQALRHTLANRSESAWLGIVRSGTLVLYPISFEEQLPSPKEVSQADDEAPLFFQSLVQGTFSAEVKPQASDHVYQEIKRLLTRTTEAFVDNDLLDPLHVLSMSGRALFFRFLIDRKIVRPSERAKICPSAKDLKDAFSNPVCAAQTSAWLDETFNGDFLPIIDDSLAGEKRLAAYKRFYKEVSLATHGDLFEHLEAILKGWKAVDGQQLTFDWNDLDFAHIPVGVLSEVYEHFSHRVDRQLSLDKSVHYTPRFIASFMVDEAFTAMSGDKSQARLLDPASGAGIFLVLGFRRLFREHFEVTGNRPDKDIIQEILYKQIRGFDVSEPALRLAALALYITAIELNATPRPPKSLMFPRNLRGTVLHHFGEEAAADAYPHDRDQAALQSLLGSLGELPRREGLESFDGAFDLVIGNPPWTRLRDEAPAARKEKTGSAGRVKKSASDSANTAFSKIARDELEARELKHLAKDYRNPDKAPDVPFLWRAAQWARPGGTIAYALHARLFLHTQGKKDIAWQAIQEALAITGIINGADLRWTKVWDGMKSPFCLFFARNEKSMPNEGFFFASPLAEYAINATSRFRIDYAAVRTITQQETKQRPWLLKTLSLGTTLDVEVMDRITKASPHTLKEYWLQFDPSGDRTGKGYDKSFGLPQKPAPFLGKLLDFEDPTNNGFSIEWDRFETYATRYNRSSGSFPRSESLYQPPLVIVPQAPGDDPYSPKAWLADRAVAFSQSYYGYACQDSPAPQYVAALIHVLAHSTLARYFIIMRSASLGSDFMRFLKDDFDALPFPDPAKLSAADKKALLRFSACLQAGEGQMPLLPPKAKKSQGAKKQAAQEGGPDLFHQALAPPAPAPNQQRERPLDFWHELNGFIFRLYGLGAEDVQVIQDTLFASAPYRRAGEAAFLPTSPLPEETAPSTRQVFCTELQQRLQPFFEVTGETVDVGEPSGLRQQSWNTTWRFIAVTKCDAKIDVPAEILQQAMADANQNGLSRIIVRLHHGRGLLIGILDARRWWTRTRARLCAHTITLEHLDAFDEPAPYIPDRPRRRILDLSNP; encoded by the coding sequence ATGAGCCAGATCTTGATCACCGAGACAGAGTCGGAACTGGAGCATGTGCAGCAAAACCTGACCGCCAGCGAAGAGCTGTCCCGCCTCATGCCCGCCTGGGGCTGTCCCAAGCTCATTCCCCTGGATGAAATATTCCAGAAGCCCGAGCAGGTGGACTACCTGGACCTGCTGCCCAGGTCCGACAAGAAGGGGGGCGAGGGCGTGCACGCCGTGGCCGCCCACCAGGGCACCTCCCTGCTTTATCTGGTCCATGCAGAGCACAGCCAAAGGCTGGCCGAGGCGGACATCCAGGCCCTGCGCCACACCCTGGCCAACCGCAGTGAATCCGCTTGGCTCGGCATCGTCCGTTCCGGCACCCTGGTCCTGTATCCCATCTCCTTTGAGGAGCAGCTTCCTTCGCCCAAGGAAGTCAGCCAGGCCGATGACGAAGCCCCGCTATTCTTTCAGAGCCTCGTCCAGGGAACCTTCAGCGCCGAGGTCAAGCCCCAGGCCAGCGACCACGTCTATCAGGAGATCAAGCGACTGCTGACCCGCACGACGGAGGCCTTTGTGGACAACGATCTTCTGGATCCTCTGCACGTGCTTTCTATGTCCGGGCGCGCCCTCTTCTTCCGCTTCCTCATTGACAGAAAGATTGTTAGGCCATCTGAACGGGCGAAAATATGCCCGTCTGCGAAAGACCTCAAAGACGCTTTCTCAAACCCCGTCTGTGCGGCGCAGACTTCCGCCTGGCTGGATGAAACCTTCAATGGCGACTTCCTGCCGATCATTGACGACTCTCTGGCCGGTGAGAAACGCCTGGCCGCCTACAAACGCTTCTACAAAGAAGTTTCACTGGCCACTCATGGAGACCTGTTCGAACATCTGGAAGCCATCCTCAAAGGCTGGAAAGCCGTGGATGGTCAGCAGCTCACGTTCGACTGGAACGACCTCGACTTCGCCCACATTCCCGTCGGAGTGTTAAGCGAGGTGTATGAGCACTTCTCCCACCGGGTGGACAGGCAGCTCTCTCTGGATAAAAGTGTGCATTACACTCCTCGTTTCATCGCCAGTTTCATGGTGGATGAGGCCTTCACCGCCATGTCAGGGGACAAGAGCCAGGCCCGCCTGCTGGACCCGGCTTCAGGTGCCGGCATCTTCCTTGTACTCGGATTCCGCCGCCTGTTCCGCGAGCATTTCGAGGTCACCGGAAACCGCCCGGACAAAGACATCATCCAGGAGATCTTATATAAGCAGATACGCGGTTTTGATGTCAGCGAGCCCGCCCTGCGGCTCGCCGCCCTGGCGCTCTACATCACAGCCATCGAGCTGAATGCGACACCGCGCCCGCCCAAGTCTCTCATGTTTCCCCGCAACCTTCGCGGCACCGTCCTGCATCATTTTGGCGAAGAAGCCGCCGCAGATGCCTACCCTCATGACCGGGACCAGGCCGCACTGCAATCCTTGTTAGGTAGCCTGGGTGAACTGCCCCGGCGCGAAGGTCTGGAATCTTTTGACGGAGCCTTTGACCTTGTCATCGGCAATCCGCCCTGGACCCGCTTGCGGGATGAAGCTCCGGCGGCGCGGAAAGAGAAAACGGGCAGTGCCGGACGCGTGAAGAAATCTGCCTCTGACAGCGCCAACACCGCATTCTCGAAAATCGCCCGAGATGAGCTGGAGGCACGGGAACTCAAGCATCTGGCCAAAGATTATCGAAATCCTGACAAAGCTCCCGACGTGCCCTTCCTCTGGCGGGCTGCGCAGTGGGCCAGGCCCGGCGGCACCATCGCCTATGCCCTGCATGCCCGTCTCTTCCTGCACACCCAGGGCAAGAAGGACATCGCCTGGCAGGCCATTCAGGAGGCGCTCGCCATTACCGGGATCATCAACGGCGCGGACTTGCGCTGGACGAAGGTTTGGGATGGTATGAAGTCCCCATTCTGTCTATTCTTTGCCCGCAATGAGAAGAGCATGCCTAACGAAGGGTTCTTTTTTGCCAGTCCATTAGCCGAATATGCAATCAATGCCACCAGCCGCTTCCGCATTGATTACGCTGCCGTGCGTACCATCACCCAGCAGGAGACCAAGCAGCGCCCGTGGTTGCTGAAGACCTTGAGCCTCGGCACCACGCTGGATGTGGAGGTCATGGACCGGATTACTAAGGCTAGCCCGCATACTTTGAAAGAGTATTGGTTACAGTTTGATCCAAGTGGGGACAGGACAGGCAAAGGCTATGACAAGTCTTTTGGCCTGCCACAGAAGCCTGCGCCTTTCCTTGGCAAACTATTGGATTTCGAAGATCCCACAAACAATGGATTCTCCATCGAATGGGATCGCTTCGAAACCTATGCGACGAGATATAACAGATCATCCGGCAGCTTCCCTCGCTCCGAATCGCTCTACCAACCCCCGCTCGTCATCGTTCCCCAAGCTCCTGGAGACGATCCTTATTCTCCCAAAGCCTGGCTTGCAGATCGTGCTGTCGCTTTCAGTCAGAGTTATTATGGCTATGCCTGCCAGGATTCTCCCGCCCCTCAGTATGTCGCGGCCCTAATTCATGTACTGGCACATTCCACGCTGGCACGTTATTTCATCATTATGCGCAGCGCCTCGCTGGGCAGCGATTTCATGCGTTTCCTGAAAGACGACTTCGATGCCCTGCCCTTCCCGGATCCCGCCAAGCTCTCTGCCGCCGATAAGAAGGCTCTTCTAAGGTTTTCTGCCTGCCTGCAAGCTGGCGAAGGACAGATGCCGCTACTGCCGCCTAAAGCAAAGAAAAGCCAGGGTGCGAAGAAACAGGCCGCACAGGAGGGAGGACCAGATTTGTTTCACCAAGCACTCGCCCCGCCCGCCCCTGCGCCTAACCAACAGCGTGAAAGACCCCTTGATTTCTGGCATGAGCTCAATGGCTTCATCTTCCGCCTCTACGGCCTCGGTGCAGAGGATGTGCAGGTGATCCAGGACACCCTTTTTGCCAGTGCGCCCTACCGCCGTGCCGGCGAGGCCGCGTTCCTGCCGACCTCGCCCTTGCCTGAAGAAACAGCCCCTTCTACAAGACAGGTCTTCTGCACGGAGCTGCAGCAGCGCCTCCAGCCCTTCTTCGAGGTCACCGGTGAGACTGTGGATGTAGGGGAGCCGTCCGGCCTGCGCCAGCAGAGCTGGAACACTACCTGGCGCTTCATCGCCGTTACCAAGTGCGATGCCAAGATCGATGTGCCCGCAGAAATCCTCCAGCAGGCCATGGCCGATGCCAACCAGAACGGCCTCAGCCGCATCATCGTGCGCCTGCATCACGGACGTGGCTTGCTCATCGGCATCCTGGATGCCCGCCGCTGGTGGACGCGCACCCGCGCCCGCCTCTGCGCCCACACCATCACCCTGGAGCATCTGGACGCCTTTGACGAGCCGGCTCCATATATTCCAGACCGTCCGCGTCGGCGCATCCTTGATCTGTCAAACCCATGA
- the lexA gene encoding transcriptional repressor LexA, giving the protein MDGLTPKQQQVETFITHFLHLHGYGPTLREIQEHLGCSSLNTVRSHLALLVKKGRLQRAGNTARSIRLVKPDPPMASPPSPRRPKKAAPSAPPGIPLLGSIPAGPVEEALITSDDTLALDAGLFRGELVFALRVKGDSMKNAGIFSGDYAILNSQDIVSDGQIAAVQEDGDATLKRVFRKPNGLLLRPENAALKERLVTPSEAKNVRIVGRLVGLLRIEGGRR; this is encoded by the coding sequence ATGGATGGACTCACTCCAAAGCAGCAGCAGGTCGAAACCTTCATTACCCATTTCCTGCACCTCCACGGCTATGGCCCCACCCTCCGGGAGATCCAGGAGCACCTGGGATGCAGCAGCCTGAACACCGTTCGCAGCCACCTGGCTCTTCTCGTCAAAAAGGGCCGTCTTCAGCGGGCGGGAAACACAGCCCGGTCCATCCGTCTGGTGAAACCGGACCCGCCGATGGCGTCCCCTCCATCACCGCGCCGGCCAAAGAAGGCCGCCCCATCCGCCCCGCCCGGCATCCCTCTTTTGGGCAGCATTCCCGCAGGGCCTGTGGAGGAGGCGCTGATTACCAGTGATGACACACTTGCACTTGATGCTGGACTTTTCCGGGGCGAACTGGTTTTTGCACTGCGTGTGAAAGGAGACAGCATGAAAAACGCCGGTATTTTTTCCGGCGACTATGCCATTTTGAACAGCCAGGACATCGTGTCCGATGGCCAGATTGCGGCTGTCCAGGAGGATGGAGATGCCACCTTGAAGCGGGTGTTTAGAAAACCCAACGGCCTGCTGCTGCGCCCGGAAAATGCCGCCCTGAAAGAGCGCTTGGTCACGCCCAGCGAGGCCAAGAATGTGAGGATTGTCGGCCGCCTGGTCGGACTTCTCCGCATAGAAGGAGGCCGCCGATGA
- the acpP gene encoding acyl carrier protein, with the protein MTEEIITRKVKTILSALLRLEPEEIEPECELSADLGADSLELTEFVMALEEEFEVDISDEDAEDILTVQDTITWLMDNVDD; encoded by the coding sequence ATGACCGAAGAAATCATCACCCGCAAAGTCAAAACCATCCTCTCAGCCCTGCTGCGCCTGGAGCCTGAAGAGATCGAGCCTGAATGCGAGCTCTCTGCCGACCTGGGCGCAGACAGCCTGGAACTGACGGAATTCGTCATGGCCCTGGAGGAGGAGTTCGAGGTGGACATCAGCGATGAAGATGCCGAGGACATCCTGACCGTGCAGGACACCATCACCTGGCTCATGGACAACGTGGATGACTGA
- a CDS encoding Fic family protein, with amino-acid sequence MPPPRTFSPIGYQWLADHFQVDPMPHFVESYVSQPGQRITEEKAGRRREVYPQAQVRLHNVFDHLDFALKKEGLHLELLRLILPLLPPGQVADHVKQTPTGKNTRRIAYLYEAFSGEKLPLPDLTTGNYVDLADTSLYFTLPPLKTARWRINENLIGTVHFSPMLRRTPALYPARDKELHARCTELLGDISPLMFQRAQRYLHAKETKTSYAIEHETPDRQRSERFIALLERAGTEDFLTEPGLVRLQNTIVDARYAAKGWRAHQNYVGQTIAPGYETIHFVSPKPGATDLDFLMTQWLQVEWLLTAVGPLPPISAAAIVSWLFVYFHPFEDGNGRIHRFLIHHVLAALEFGPRGMLLPVSAVLLNRPAEYDASLEVFSKPLRSRTEYTQNADGQLTVTNSTLDHFRYIDCTLMAEALYRFIEETIEKELPAELGYLQHYDVARAAMREIVDMPEPAANLFLKLCLENKGHLSRTKRKHAWFQKLRDEEIAALEIAISKAYDTELPGMDTA; translated from the coding sequence ATGCCGCCTCCTCGCACCTTCAGCCCCATCGGGTATCAATGGCTGGCAGATCATTTTCAGGTGGATCCCATGCCCCATTTTGTGGAGTCCTATGTCAGCCAGCCTGGCCAGCGGATCACCGAAGAAAAGGCAGGTCGGCGTCGTGAAGTGTATCCCCAGGCCCAGGTGCGGCTCCACAACGTCTTTGATCACCTCGACTTCGCCCTGAAAAAAGAGGGCCTGCATCTGGAATTGCTCCGGCTCATTCTTCCCCTCCTGCCTCCAGGGCAGGTGGCGGACCACGTGAAACAAACGCCCACCGGGAAAAATACCCGCCGCATCGCCTATCTGTATGAAGCCTTCAGCGGTGAAAAGCTGCCCTTGCCAGACCTGACCACGGGTAACTATGTGGACCTTGCGGATACGTCACTCTATTTCACCCTCCCGCCCCTCAAAACAGCCCGCTGGCGCATCAATGAAAACCTGATCGGAACAGTCCACTTTTCGCCCATGTTGCGGCGCACACCCGCCCTGTATCCCGCCCGGGATAAAGAGCTCCATGCACGGTGCACCGAACTGCTGGGGGACATATCTCCTCTCATGTTTCAGCGCGCCCAGCGGTATCTGCATGCGAAGGAAACCAAGACATCCTACGCCATTGAGCATGAAACCCCTGACCGCCAGCGCAGCGAGCGTTTCATTGCCCTGCTAGAGCGAGCAGGTACGGAGGACTTCCTGACCGAGCCCGGCCTTGTGCGCCTGCAAAACACCATCGTTGACGCCCGCTACGCCGCCAAAGGCTGGCGCGCTCACCAAAACTACGTTGGCCAGACGATCGCTCCAGGTTACGAAACCATCCACTTTGTGTCGCCAAAACCGGGTGCTACCGACCTGGATTTTTTAATGACCCAATGGCTTCAGGTGGAGTGGTTACTAACCGCAGTCGGCCCTCTTCCCCCCATCTCTGCCGCGGCCATCGTATCCTGGCTTTTTGTTTATTTTCACCCCTTTGAGGACGGCAATGGACGCATCCACCGCTTTTTGATCCATCACGTGCTGGCCGCACTGGAGTTTGGTCCCCGCGGCATGCTGCTCCCGGTCTCCGCCGTACTACTAAACCGGCCGGCGGAATACGACGCCTCTCTGGAGGTCTTCTCCAAGCCCCTCCGCAGCCGCACTGAATATACACAGAATGCCGATGGCCAGCTCACAGTGACAAACAGTACGTTAGACCACTTCCGGTACATAGACTGCACACTGATGGCTGAAGCACTGTACCGGTTCATTGAGGAGACCATTGAAAAAGAGCTGCCTGCGGAGCTGGGCTACCTCCAGCATTACGATGTCGCCCGTGCCGCCATGAGGGAAATCGTGGACATGCCTGAACCCGCTGCCAATCTTTTTCTCAAGCTCTGCCTGGAAAACAAAGGCCACCTGTCCCGGACCAAACGCAAACACGCGTGGTTTCAAAAACTGAGGGATGAGGAGATCGCAGCGCTCGAAATAGCTATTTCGAAAGCCTACGATACGGAACTGCCTGGCATGGACACAGCGTAA
- a CDS encoding KAP family P-loop NTPase fold protein yields MRLWQWNQRRKSLPTITAVTILILFARAQTPHATASAILCWIVLWYLLFLQLKTPPFKEKETPDSYQRSYFVDRIMELFGRADTKLRRIAVMGTWGSGKTTVLQLLRERLAKAKEKKFRVAWVNPWTAKTPEEARALIAQGFEDALGNTFSQLTSPGAAPWSWFSSLKASLGFGLSVDVSRLIEGEAKATESAFIARINQRLEDRNITVVLLVDDMERAEPEVIRRIFPVIDRLGAIKHCFFVFAIDPDRVAKAFNEESRNAEETKGYLDKVFDLQIQLPALRPQDIEVLGKALIRREDTPKLHAAWDHLKDLLPTNPREALHFIHDAITKETLFLSRYADDEHNYLGFFLFRMLDLEEPEFTNKPIHILYNNYAEAQTDKEYSGQSYDGIEPHKMVYEFWEKLKVPPFSSLKLERLTSLLTGFFENHVEISWARDHHMRLLTPSEPERKMLHEYWKEHHGQESLETSINKAIPHRSFSDKKRAASELIDLEISHYEDLRRNVAWKNGPARIKKISAATDSVQRLCSQLQFGYVNKSDFDIQCFPSKAFETWLDLLCRHKLSNIPGTENLICLEYRFHTLLSDRLALRRRFGYSKSTIEEMAYASAYDGSGDQHLDHFARLKEHMLLKVRDDLILRIEQGTLDSPSLTHELKCNSLDEIFGDPSCWLPEGEINTLNTFSTKAPLSPVFAKSVADITEYILLALQDSLSETQPGPAEKKITDQIKATPDYFAYFWHAAQFATDQLDDLKDLRHRVEQARSQSPAPLLTAEELNAAFPMITPEAAPE; encoded by the coding sequence GTGCGCCTGTGGCAGTGGAACCAAAGGCGGAAGTCTCTCCCCACCATCACCGCTGTCACTATCCTCATCCTATTCGCACGGGCGCAAACACCCCACGCCACCGCCAGCGCCATTCTCTGCTGGATAGTCCTATGGTACCTGCTCTTTCTCCAGCTTAAAACGCCACCATTCAAAGAAAAGGAAACACCAGACAGCTACCAGCGCTCCTACTTTGTGGACCGCATCATGGAGCTTTTTGGCAGGGCCGACACAAAGCTCCGCCGCATCGCCGTCATGGGCACCTGGGGCTCCGGCAAAACCACCGTGCTGCAGCTCTTGCGGGAAAGACTGGCCAAAGCCAAAGAGAAAAAATTCCGCGTCGCCTGGGTCAACCCATGGACCGCCAAAACCCCCGAGGAAGCCCGCGCCCTCATCGCCCAGGGATTTGAGGACGCCCTTGGAAACACCTTCAGCCAGCTCACCTCACCAGGAGCCGCCCCCTGGTCATGGTTCAGCAGCCTCAAAGCCAGCCTCGGCTTCGGCCTCAGTGTTGATGTCAGTCGCCTCATCGAAGGCGAAGCCAAAGCCACCGAAAGTGCCTTCATTGCACGGATCAATCAGCGGCTGGAGGACAGAAACATCACCGTCGTCCTGCTCGTGGATGACATGGAGCGGGCCGAACCCGAAGTCATCCGCCGCATCTTCCCCGTCATCGACCGCCTAGGCGCCATTAAACATTGCTTCTTCGTCTTCGCCATCGATCCCGACCGCGTCGCCAAAGCCTTCAACGAAGAATCCCGAAATGCCGAAGAAACCAAAGGTTACCTCGACAAAGTCTTCGATCTCCAAATCCAGCTCCCAGCCCTTAGACCTCAAGACATTGAAGTTCTGGGCAAGGCACTCATCCGCCGTGAGGACACGCCTAAACTTCATGCCGCCTGGGACCACCTGAAAGATTTACTCCCCACCAATCCACGTGAAGCCCTCCACTTCATCCACGACGCCATCACTAAAGAAACGCTGTTCCTCAGCCGCTATGCGGATGATGAACACAACTATTTAGGATTTTTTCTTTTTCGAATGCTGGACCTTGAGGAGCCTGAATTCACCAACAAGCCCATTCATATATTATATAATAATTACGCCGAAGCTCAAACGGACAAAGAATATTCCGGACAATCCTATGATGGAATTGAGCCTCACAAAATGGTATATGAATTTTGGGAGAAATTAAAAGTTCCTCCATTTTCCAGCTTAAAACTGGAACGATTAACCTCCTTGCTCACAGGTTTTTTTGAAAACCATGTCGAAATTAGTTGGGCAAGGGACCATCACATGCGGCTACTTACCCCCAGTGAACCGGAACGGAAGATGCTGCATGAATACTGGAAAGAACATCACGGCCAAGAGTCCCTCGAAACTTCGATTAATAAGGCTATCCCGCATCGGTCTTTCTCAGATAAAAAGAGGGCAGCATCAGAGCTGATTGATTTGGAAATATCTCATTATGAGGACTTGAGACGCAACGTGGCGTGGAAAAATGGGCCCGCTCGAATTAAGAAAATATCAGCCGCCACTGATTCAGTGCAGCGTCTTTGTAGTCAATTGCAGTTTGGCTATGTTAATAAAAGTGACTTTGATATCCAGTGCTTTCCATCCAAGGCCTTTGAGACTTGGCTGGATTTGCTCTGCAGGCACAAACTTTCTAACATCCCCGGAACAGAAAATTTAATCTGTTTGGAATATAGATTTCACACTTTGTTGTCGGACCGATTAGCTCTCAGGAGGCGTTTCGGTTACTCCAAGTCAACGATTGAAGAAATGGCATATGCTTCAGCATATGATGGTAGCGGAGACCAACATTTAGATCATTTTGCCCGCTTAAAGGAGCACATGCTTTTAAAAGTTCGTGACGATCTGATTTTACGCATTGAACAGGGCACTTTAGACAGTCCGTCGTTAACACATGAATTAAAGTGTAATAGTTTGGATGAAATTTTTGGCGATCCTTCCTGCTGGCTCCCCGAAGGGGAGATCAATACGCTCAACACCTTTTCAACCAAGGCTCCTTTATCCCCTGTCTTTGCAAAATCAGTGGCAGATATAACCGAATATATTCTCCTCGCTCTCCAAGATTCCCTATCTGAAACCCAGCCAGGTCCTGCTGAAAAGAAAATCACTGATCAAATCAAAGCCACGCCAGACTACTTCGCCTATTTTTGGCACGCCGCTCAGTTCGCCACCGACCAACTGGACGACCTCAAAGACCTTCGCCACCGCGTTGAGCAGGCAAGATCCCAATCCCCTGCCCCCTTGCTGACGGCGGAGGAGCTTAACGCCGCCTTCCCCATGATCACCCCCGAGGCCGCCCCAGAGTAG
- a CDS encoding ATP-binding protein: protein MPASTSSTAAAPLERERVCVDCGCAFTGLLGLCGDCAQARLDRANEGRHLAEQKVRQEKWRALCPPLYQDTDWTHGGLGRGLAELVQRWQPGQGGRSSLLLTGPTGLGKTRAAFALLRRVHESGRSVHALHAGDAWDHGPHIQGLSSAVRLQYSDDPHRSQAALHCLQRARTCSLLLLDDVGKERASPTAGQLSEAVGEALFALIEHRLVHRLVHRLPMILTTNAPGTTLQARLGPDRGAPLIRRLMEACEVVGV from the coding sequence ATGCCCGCTTCCACCTCATCCACCGCCGCCGCTCCCCTCGAGCGGGAGAGAGTGTGTGTGGACTGTGGGTGCGCATTCACCGGGCTGCTGGGGCTGTGCGGGGACTGTGCGCAGGCGCGGCTGGACCGGGCGAACGAAGGGCGGCATTTGGCCGAACAAAAAGTGCGGCAAGAGAAATGGCGTGCCCTCTGCCCGCCGCTGTACCAGGACACCGATTGGACACATGGCGGCCTGGGCCGTGGCCTGGCGGAGCTGGTGCAGCGATGGCAGCCGGGGCAGGGCGGGCGCAGTTCTCTACTGCTGACGGGGCCGACCGGACTGGGGAAAACGCGGGCCGCCTTTGCCCTGCTGCGCCGGGTTCATGAAAGCGGCCGCAGCGTCCACGCCCTGCATGCCGGCGATGCCTGGGACCACGGCCCCCACATCCAGGGACTGAGCAGCGCCGTGCGCCTGCAATACAGTGACGATCCCCACCGCAGCCAAGCCGCCCTGCACTGCCTGCAGCGCGCCCGCACCTGCTCCCTGCTGCTGCTGGATGATGTGGGCAAGGAACGCGCCAGCCCCACCGCCGGTCAATTGAGCGAGGCCGTGGGCGAAGCCCTCTTTGCCCTCATCGAGCACCGCCTCGTCCACCGCCTCGTCCACCGCCTGCCCATGATCCTCACCACCAACGCCCCCGGCACCACCCTGCAAGCCCGCCTCGGCCCCGACCGCGGCGCCCCGCTGATCCGCCGCCTCATGGAAGCCTGCGAGGTGGTGGGGGTGTGA
- a CDS encoding ATP-binding protein produces MHELNELDWKAALSPDKKRLREHLSAMANLPGGGYLVYGLSAKGELTGINEEFVEATVNQLTNIGREGLSPPLVLDHCVAEHGGGRLLYIYIQESSVKPVQIRGQSLEEAFIRSGATTRRASRQEIGTLMLNSRTPKWEELHATLLQTDEHLLQLLEVEPILEMLNRPVPQSPGEMLLWMESERLIETVAAGGGYVTNLGGMAAARKLADFSDLSRKAVRVIRYAGTDKTGALNYQKEGRKGYAIRFQKLLESVMDLLPQAEVVRQGLRVKQTTYPEIALREILANALIHQDFNVTGAGPLVEIYDDRIEISNPGSLLPSKSLNRLIGTQPESRNEHLARAFRRYRICEELGSGLLKAGQAVESSGLPPIKFEAGVNSFKVTLQGPRTFAKMSPKERLEACYQHAVLKHCSNQVMTNTSLRERMKMPEKQRSMISVLIQEATEMELIKAADPENKSKKFAEYVPFWA; encoded by the coding sequence ATGCATGAGCTGAATGAGCTGGACTGGAAGGCTGCACTGTCACCGGATAAAAAACGCCTTAGAGAACATCTGTCTGCCATGGCCAATTTGCCAGGCGGCGGGTACCTGGTGTATGGTCTGAGCGCCAAGGGAGAGCTGACTGGAATCAATGAGGAATTTGTGGAGGCGACGGTCAATCAGCTCACAAACATCGGACGGGAGGGACTTTCCCCTCCTCTGGTGCTGGATCATTGCGTGGCAGAACACGGAGGGGGGCGGCTGCTCTATATCTACATCCAGGAATCTTCAGTGAAGCCTGTGCAGATCCGTGGGCAGAGTTTGGAAGAGGCTTTTATTCGTTCAGGTGCGACCACGCGTAGGGCCAGCCGGCAGGAAATTGGTACTTTGATGCTGAACAGCAGGACTCCTAAGTGGGAAGAACTTCACGCGACTCTTTTGCAAACGGATGAGCATCTATTGCAACTCTTAGAGGTGGAGCCTATTTTGGAAATGCTGAACCGCCCGGTGCCGCAGTCACCTGGGGAGATGCTGCTATGGATGGAAAGTGAGAGATTGATCGAAACCGTCGCTGCGGGCGGGGGTTATGTCACCAACCTGGGCGGAATGGCGGCTGCACGAAAGCTCGCAGACTTTTCTGACCTCAGCCGAAAGGCTGTGAGGGTGATACGCTATGCGGGCACGGATAAAACGGGGGCATTGAATTACCAGAAGGAGGGAAGAAAAGGGTATGCTATCCGTTTCCAAAAGTTGCTGGAGTCAGTCATGGACCTACTACCTCAGGCGGAAGTCGTTCGGCAGGGCTTGCGGGTGAAGCAGACTACCTACCCAGAAATCGCTCTTCGTGAGATTCTTGCCAATGCACTCATCCATCAGGATTTCAATGTTACTGGGGCAGGTCCGCTGGTGGAGATTTATGATGACAGGATAGAGATTTCAAATCCAGGGAGTCTGCTGCCAAGCAAAAGCTTGAACCGTTTGATTGGTACCCAGCCGGAATCAAGAAATGAACATCTCGCCAGGGCCTTTAGACGGTATCGTATTTGTGAAGAATTGGGTTCGGGGCTTTTGAAAGCTGGCCAGGCAGTGGAGTCGAGCGGATTGCCGCCGATCAAATTCGAGGCAGGAGTGAATAGCTTTAAAGTCACTTTGCAAGGTCCCAGGACGTTTGCGAAGATGTCTCCCAAAGAAAGGTTGGAAGCGTGTTATCAGCATGCGGTATTAAAACATTGCTCGAATCAGGTGATGACAAATACTTCCCTCAGGGAGCGCATGAAAATGCCGGAAAAGCAAAGGTCCATGATTTCAGTATTGATCCAGGAGGCCACCGAAATGGAACTGATCAAAGCGGCTGACCCAGAGAACAAATCCAAAAAATTCGCCGAGTATGTGCCGTTTTGGGCGTGA
- a CDS encoding DUF3307 domain-containing protein, which produces MFELVEFPPLGWLTALKALFALCIGHAMADFPLQGEYLATGKNRRFLVRMQDPSRPAHIWVVCMSAHCLIHAGAVWLITGSALLGAVEFVIHWCIDVAKCEGLTTFNQDQLLHVLCKMAYVGVAWAGWLAV; this is translated from the coding sequence ATGTTTGAACTCGTGGAGTTTCCCCCGCTCGGCTGGCTGACAGCACTCAAGGCGCTTTTTGCGCTTTGCATTGGCCATGCGATGGCGGACTTTCCCCTCCAAGGGGAATACCTGGCCACGGGTAAGAACCGGCGTTTTTTGGTGCGCATGCAGGACCCCTCACGTCCGGCGCATATCTGGGTGGTGTGCATGAGTGCCCATTGCCTCATCCATGCCGGGGCCGTGTGGCTCATTACCGGATCCGCCCTGCTGGGTGCGGTGGAGTTTGTCATTCACTGGTGCATCGATGTGGCCAAGTGCGAAGGCCTAACCACTTTTAATCAAGACCAGCTGCTGCATGTGCTGTGCAAGATGGCCTACGTGGGTGTGGCCTGGGCCGGTTGGCTGGCGGTGTGA